The proteins below are encoded in one region of Methanobacterium sp. Maddingley MBC34:
- a CDS encoding hypothetical protein (PFAM: Protein of unknown function, DUF488), with protein MIRIKRAYQSPAQKDGYRIMVDRVWPRGVSKQRLKMDAWLKDIAPSHDLRRWLSQNSQKWEEFKTKYREELQDKAEFLNQILDLEKEKETVTLVYTSGNTEHNNAVVLKEVLDELKT; from the coding sequence ATGATTCGAATAAAAAGAGCCTACCAGTCACCTGCCCAGAAGGATGGTTACCGGATTATGGTTGATCGAGTATGGCCACGTGGAGTATCTAAACAAAGGTTAAAAATGGATGCATGGCTAAAAGACATAGCTCCCAGTCATGATTTGCGCAGATGGCTGTCTCAAAATTCCCAAAAATGGGAAGAATTTAAGACTAAATACAGAGAAGAGTTACAGGATAAAGCTGAATTTTTAAACCAGATACTGGACCTGGAGAAGGAGAAAGAAACTGTCACCTTAGTCTATACCTCTGGTAATACAGAACATAATAATGCGGTTGTTCTGAAGGAAGTTCTGGATGAATTAAAGACATAA